The Pyrenophora tritici-repentis strain M4 chromosome 8, whole genome shotgun sequence genome contains a region encoding:
- a CDS encoding membrane protein: protein MRFSTVLFFAIGAVATPQNAPTTSAPSAASPSGLTPAVSCALACNPGDVTCQAACLGNARPNASQAIETNECAAKCDQGDGSTPASQKYAKCVDACINSLFPSTQTAFNNAPAGAGAAPASSAGGDSAAAPTGTSNPTGTHGGNAGRPTGTNASGSSAPQGTGASGAAGKASAGIGAGLAGLLAIFAL from the exons ATGAGA TTCTCCACCGTCCTCTTCTTCGCCATTGGCGCCGTCGCTACCCCCCAGAATGCTCCTACCACCAGCGCTCCCTCGGCTGCCTCTCCCTCTGGCCTCACTCCCGCTGTCAGCTGCGCCCTCGCCTGCAACCCTGGCGATGTCACCTGTCAAGCCGCATGCTTGGGCAACGCGCGCCCGAACGCGTCCCAGGCTATCGAGACCAACGAGTGCGCCGCCAAATGCGACCAAGGCGACGGCTCCACCCCCGCTTCGCAGAAGTACGCCAAGTGTGTCGACGCCTGCATCAACAGCCTTTTCCCCAGCACCCAGACGGCCTTCAACAACGCTCCCGCTGGTGCCGGTGCCGCGCCTGCTTCCAGCGCTGGCGGCGACTCTGCTGCCGCACCCACCGGCACCTCCAACCCTACTGGTACTCACGGTG GAAATGCTGGCCGCCCCACTGGTACCAACGCCTCTGGCTCTTCCGCTCCCCAGGGCACTGGCGCGTCTGGCGCCGCTGGCAAGGCTTCTGCTGGCATTGGTGCCGGTCTTGCCGGTCTCTTGGCTATCTTCGCTTTGTAA
- a CDS encoding PHD zinc finger-containing protein yields the protein MMTFENTGAFLKDGHLEADDGQIISVNDQVYLVCEPPGEPYYLCRVMEFIHVDNDPKKKIESMRVNWFYRPRDVQRYNNDTRLVYATMHSDLCPIASLRGKCQILHRSEIGDLDEYRKTKDSFWFNQVFDRFIHRWYDVIPVSSVINVPDRVKKALDERWKYICLETSRVKELTSAVKSCKRCVGYCAANDSVECAVCHNTYHMNCVRPPLLKKPSRGFAWACGPCSRAQEKRLEARLGATNEDAEEEEVVDEEEEEGNGETNSTTPDPETHIDTHPATQAEIALAKMWPMRYLGIHCRVEDALQYDDRAIYPRASSRLGPRHQANVNVWHGHPVEFVKPAEIKKRYVKAAGNKKEGKLSKETVAAIEADKAEKAKRPKWVMDEPPGYVRRGEDIPNKDSKCTAELLFKMPPLGVHSTRGEDNSPTVTEEQVKAYMDRAKALAQSHVGVDPWNTNFLDRCLALFTKYQYDADVALKHVKKIDKRKDLKEPELTKEEEKKWNEGVAKYGSEIRLVRLHTSKTMFYGDAVRYYYMWKKTMKGREIWGSYSSRKGRTKKVEPDAQARLVDDVADNQDDSAFDSAKAIQRKRLFQCKFCTVRHSRQWRRAPGVTPGQMIPPDGRSKDKTGFLIALCLRCANLWRKYAVTWENVDEIAKKVAQGGGKAWKRRIDEELLREVSAAQSDPSSKNATPEYVELPPATAQPTIEPPKKKQKTAMAITNGDSGTSTPVNEPTSKKKEKEKPIPVPKAPTPPPVPAPPKLRALPCAVCRSTEGSRLECSACRLTVHKACYGVEETRQANKWYCDTCKNDKKESVSYSYECVLCPQKETEQEFYEQPKVTHKKKTDRDREKERLEKELVDKAKEEYRIQQQEKGRPLVPREPLKRTADNNWVHVYCAIWHPEIKFSSAIRLDMVEGIGAPTLRYDAVCKLCKTNKGACTSCLQCHGTFHVGCAHSSGYTFGFDMTPVKVSRRDAVPTVTLNGETGTLIAAIWCKEHAPKTVVHPMNEEVEGTELIALQLFAREFKQADLTLTGTARKANLVDQTTRVVPQVVPTQVNRRASAVTASTPTSARGRHSNAGIVVKEESAEPIAPKVEHKCSRCKTEVSPRWWEIDEATTALQVSRIVDGPLDGATDMNGHGEKKHGLEEGQAVKSNGSEDQPMSDAPPVGSPRRNGLRLDTEVEAVRSASYLCQKCYWKKQNGTDEEEEERTRSISIFKEPPQLYALPATQIPTYAPPPPPALAGGWALPGAPPLSHPPPLPTWHSGVPPGPGHPHHLPNGNGYAPPLPGPPVGHVPPFHAPYPPQTNGYSAFSGPPMHSAILAAGLRPPYSGPPISGPPQLHHNNSSMLVNGTLQSPRTMPYSPTHPHAHPVSRESPFSAPPQAVPQYAALHHGSAAPGRPATPMDAVMRDAPAAVTSAPIERANTGASASPSLRNLLH from the exons ATGATGACTTTTGAGAACACTGGTGCCTTTCTCAAGGATGGGCACCTGGAGGCTGACGATGGCCAGATTATCTCCGTTAATG ATCAAGTGTACCTCGTGTGCGAGCCGCCCGGCGAGCCTTACTACCTCTGCCGGGTTATGGAGTTTATTCACGTCGACAATGACCCCAAGAAGAAAATCGAGTCTATGCGGGTGAACTGGTTTTATCGCCCACGAGATGTTCAGCGCTACAACAACGACACCCGTCTGGTGTATGCAACAATGCACTCAGATCTCTGTCCCATCGCATCCTTACGAGGAAAGTGCCAGATTTTGCATCGGAGCGAAATCGGCGACCTGGATGAGTATCGCAAGACCAAAGACAGTTTCTGGTTCAACCAAGTTTTTGATCGCTTCATCCATAGATGGTACGACGTCATTCCGGTCTCGTCTGTCATCAATGTACCCGACCGAGTCAAAAAAGCATTGGACGAGCGATGGAAGTACATCTGTCTAGAGACCAGTCGAGTCAAGGAGCTGACCAGCGCTGTCAAGAGCTGCAAGCGTTGTGTTGGATATTGCGCGGC GAATGACTCCGTCGAATGTGCCGTGTGCCACAATACATATCACATGAATTGTGTGCGGCCACCACTTCTGAAGAAGCCATCTCGCGGGTTTGCCTGGGCTTGCGGCCCATGTAGTCGAGCCCAAGAGAAAAGGCTGGAGGCTCGCTTAGGCGCCACCAACGAGGATGCagaagaggaggaggttgtagacgaggaagaagaggaaggaAATGGCGAAACAAATTCGACCACTCCCGACCCTGAAACACACATCGACACGCATCCTGCAACACAGGCCGAGATAGCCTTGGCTAAGATGTGGCCCATGCGATACCTGGGTATCCACTGTAGGGTAGAGGATGCGCTGCAATACGATGATCGGGCCATCTACCCACGTGCAAGTTCCCGGCTCGGACCACGACACCAAGCCAACGTCAATGTTTGGCACGGACATCCCGTCGAGTTTGTCAAACCGGCAGAGATTAAGAAACGCTATGTCAAGGCTGCAGGCAATAAGAAGGAGGGCAAGCTGTCAAAAGAGACTGTTGCCGCCATTGAGGCCGACAAGGCAGAGAAGGCTAAGCGCCCGAAGTGGGTCATGGACGAACCACCTGGCTATGTTCGTCGCGGTGAAGATATACCGAACAAGGACTCCAAATGTACCGCGGAGCTTTTGTTCAAGATGCCTCCTTTGGGTGTGCACTCCACACGCGGAGAAGACAATTCGCCGACTGTGACGGAAGAGCAGGTGAAGGCTTACATGGACCGAGCAAAGGCCCTGGCTCAATCGCATGTCGGAGTGGACCCTTGGAACACCAACTTTCTGGATAGGTGCTTGGCTCTCTTTACCAAGTATCAATACGACGCCGACGTAGCTTTGAAGCATGTCAAGAAGATTGACAAGCGAAAAGATCTCAAGGAGCCAGAGTTGACCAAAGAGGAAGAAAAGAAGTGGAACGAAGGTGTCGCAAAGTATGGCTCAGAGATTAGGCTCGTCCGCCTTCACACAAGCAAAACGATGTTCTACGGAGATGCTGTGCGGTACTACTATATGTGGAAGAAGACAATGAAAGGCAGGGAGATCTGGGGCTCTTACAGCAGTCGAAAGGGGCGGACTAAGAAAGTTGAGCCCGACGCGCAGGCTCGACTGGTGGACGACGTGGCGGATAACCAGGACGACTCGGCATTCGACAGCGCAAAGGCGATTCAGCGCAAGCGCCTCTTCCAGTGCAAGTTCTGTACTGTTCGACACTCTCGACAATGGAGGCGTGCTCCTGGCGTGACACCTGGTCAGATGATACCTCCTGACGGCCGTTCCAAAGACAAGACAGGATTCCTCATTGCGCTTTGCTTGCGGTGTGCAAACTTGTGGCGCAAATACGCAGTGACTTGGGAGAATGTCGACGAAATTGCGAAGAAGGTTGCCCAAGGTGGAGGAAAGGCCTGGAAGAGGCGGATAGATGAAGAGCTCCTCCGCGAAGTCTCCGCTGCACAGTCAGACCCCAGCTCCAAGAACGCTACCCCCGAATACGTCGAACTTCCGCCTGCTACCGCTCAGCCGACTATCGAGCCCCCTAAAAAGAAGCAGAAAACTGCCATGGCAATTACAAACGGAGACAGCGGAACATCAACTCCCGTCAACGAGCCCACTtccaagaagaaggaaaaggaaaAGCCAATTCCGGTCCCCAAAGCGCCTACGCCTCCACCAGTTCCTGCACCCCCAAAGCTCAGGGCTCTTCCCTGCGCTGTGTGTCGATCAACAGAAGGCTCACGCCTAGAATGTTCCGCTTGTCGATTGACTGTTCACAAGGCTTGTTATGGTGTTGAAGAGACACGACAAGCCAACAAGTGGTACTGTGACACCTGCAAGAACGACAAGAAAGAGAGCGTGTCATAT TCCTACGAATGTGTTCTCTGTCCGCAAAAAGAGACCGAACAAGAATTCTACGAGCAACCCAAAGTCACACACAAGAAGAAGACAGACCGCGACCGAGAAAAGGAGCGCTTGGAGAAAGAACTTGTTGACAAGGCAAAGGAAGAATATCGCATCCAACAACAGGAGAAAGGCCGACCACTCGTTCCTCGTGAGCCGCTCAAGCGTACTGCTGACAACAACTGGGTGCATGTGTACTGTGCAATTTGGCATCCTGAGATCAAGTTTAGCAGCGCAATCCGTTTGGACATGGTGGAGGGCATAGGAGCGCCGACACTTCGATACGATGCGGTTTGTAAGCTTTGCAAAACGAACAAAGGCGCATGTACGTCGTGCCTGCAATGCCATGGAACTTTCCATGTCGGTTGCGCTCACAGCAGCGGATACACCTTCGGTTTCGACATGACGCCAGTCAAGGTCTCGCGTCGGGACGCAGTGCCCACTGTGACTCTAAATGGAGAAACGGGGACATTGATTGCGGCAATTTGGTGCAAGGAACATGCTCCCAAGACCGTTGTTCACCCCATGAACGAGGAAGTGGAGGGGACTGAACTGATCGCCCTTCAACTGTTCGCCCGCGAGTTCAAACAGGCCGATTTGACTTTGACAGGCACGGCGCGCAAGGCCAACTTAGTCGACCAGACAACGCGCGTCGTACCACAAGTTGTGCCAACACAGGTTAACCGTAGGGCGTCCGCAGTCACAGCATCCACGCCCACATCTGCACGAGGACGGCACTCCAATGCTGGCATAGTAGTCAAGGAAGAATCAGCAGAGCCAATCGCGCCCAAGGTCGAGCACAAGTGCTCGCGCTGCAAGACTGAAGTCAGCCCGCGGTGGTGGGAAATTGACGAAGCAACGACAGCACTCCAAGTGTCTCGGATTGTAGACGGACCACTGGACGGCGCGACTGATATGAACGGACATGGTGAGAAGAAGCACGGCCTAGAAGAGGGCCAAGCGGTCAAAAGTAATGGCAGCGAGGATCAACCAATGTCGGACGCACCACCTGTTGGGTCGCCTAGGCGCAATGGTTTGCGACTAGATACTGAAGTTGAAGCGGTTCGTTCCGCTTCCTACTTGTGCCAGAAATGTTACTGGAAGAAACAGAATGGCACggatgaagaggaggaggagcgAACGAGATCGATATCCATCTTCAAGGAACCGCCACAGCTTTACGCCCTGCCTGCAACTCAAATACCAACGTATGCACCTCCTCCTCCGCCTGCGCTGGCTGGAGGCTGGGCATTACCAGGAGCTCCGCCGCTCAGTCACCCTCCTCCATTGCCAACCTGGCATAGTGGTGTTCCTCCTGGACCTGGTCATCCACACCATCTGCCAAACGGCAATGGGTACGCGCCACCGCTTCCGGGCCCGCCAGTTGGCCACGTCCCTCCATTCCATGCGCCATATCCGCCGCAGACGAATGGATATTCAGCGTTCTCTGGTCCGCCGATGCACTCGGCGATTCTAGCGGCAGGGCTGCGTCCGCCATACTCTGGGCCGCCTATCAGTGGGCCTCCGCAGTTGCACCACAACAATAGTTCGATGCTAGTCAACGGCACTCTTCAGTCGCCGCGGACAATGCCTTATTCGCCCACTCATCCACACGCACACCCTGTGTCGCGCGAAAGTCCATTCTCGGCACCTCCACAGGCAGTGCCACAGTACGCGGCGCTACATCATGGCAGTGCTGCGCCTGGCAGGCCGGCGACTCCAATGGACGCAGTGATGCGGGACGCTCCGGCGGCAGTAACATCGGCGCCGATTGAGCGGGCCAACACGGGGGCAAGTGCGAGCCCATCACTTCGCAATTTGCTGCATTAG
- a CDS encoding ctr copper transporter family protein, with amino-acid sequence MDHSHMDHGHMGHDMPGMGGDGPKCNMNMLFTWDTTDLCIVFPSWHVSGTGSLIFWLLAIVLMTAGYEAVREMSRRYESYVKETTEGPRGRNAKAGRNEQQTKIIKAILYAVQVFYSFFIMLLFMTYNGWVMLAVTVGAFVGYLMFSQSSPTKSVACH; translated from the exons ATGGATCACTCACACATGGATCACGGTCATATGGGCCACGACATGCCCGGCATGGGCGGCGACGGGCCAAAGTGCAACATGAAC ATGCTGTTTACTTGGGACACGACCGACCTCTGCATCGTCTTCCCCTCATGGCATGTCTCGGGCACCGGCTCGCTTATCTTTTGGCTCCTTGCGATTGTCCTGATGACGGCGGGATACGAGGCTGTTAGAGAGATGTCGAGAAGATACGAATCATATGTAAAGGAGACGACGGAGGGACCAAGAG GGAGAAACGCAAAAGCTGGGCGCAATGAGCAGCAGACCAAGATCATCAAGGCTATCTTGTATGCTGTACAGGTCTTTTACTCATTCTTCATCAT GCTTCTCTTCATGACGTACAACGGCTGGGTCATGCTCGCTGTTACGGTCGGGGCTTTTGTCGGCTACTTGATGTTCAGCCAATCTTCCCCGACCAAGTCGGTCGCTTGTCATTGA
- a CDS encoding 3-hydroxyanthranilate 3,4-dioxygenase, producing the protein MASTRPLGQPLNIPKWVAENSHMLKPPINNYCVYNEDVTVMIVGGPNERTDYHINETAEWFYQHKGSMLLKVVDASLPAGQQFKDIHIHEGDMFLLPPNTPHNPVRFKDTVGIVLEQKRPEGSLDRLRWYCQNCAEQVHESSFHCTDLGTQIKDAVNGFKEDKEKRTCKNCGTLCDTAPQPKA; encoded by the exons ATGGCTTCCACCAGACCGCTAGGCCAGCCTTTGAACATTCCAAAATG GGTGGCGGAAAACTCGCACATGCTGAAACCTCCCATCAATAACTACTGTGTCTACAACGAAGACGTAACCGTCATGATCGTCGGCGGCCCCAATGAACGAACAGACTACCACATCAACGAAACCGCGGAATGGTTCTACCAACACAAAGGCTCCATGCTGTTGAAAGTAGTTGATGCTTCGCTTCCCGCTGGCCAGCAGTTCAAAGATATACATATTCATGAGGGCGACATGTTCCTACTGCCACCAAACACGCCGCATAATCCGGTGAGGTTCAAGGATACTGTTGGTATTGTGTTGGAGCAGAAGCGACCAGAGGGTAGTTTGGATCGCTTGAGGTGGTATTGCCAAAACTGTGCGGAGCAGGTACATGAGTCGTCATTTCATTGTACGGATCTAGGGACACAAATTAAGGATGCTGTCAATGGGTTCAAGGAGGATAAGGAGAAGAGGACATGTAAGAATTGCGGTACGCTATGTGATACGGCGCCTCAGCCAAAAGCTTAA
- a CDS encoding AlaS, Alanyl-tRNA synthetase, with amino-acid sequence MSLVEEKHEWSAARVRQTFLDYFKERGHTFVPSSSVVPLSDPTLLFTNAGMNQYKSIFQGTVDPSSDFAQLKRAANSQKCIRAGGKHNDLDDVGKDSYHHTFFEMLGNWSFGDYFKKEAIGFTWELLTGVYGIDPQRLYVTYFEGADGLEPDLEAKELWKSVGVPEDHILPGDMKDNFWEMGDQGPCGPCSEVHYDLREPEGGKYRNAASLVNMDDPEVIEIWNNVFMQYNREPDRSLRPLPNKHIDTGMGYERLVSVLQHKKSNYDTDVFTPLFKKIQEITGAREYRGKFGAEDPDGIDTAYRVVADHVRMMSFAIADGGVPNNVGRGYVVRRVLRRGARYARKYFETDIGDFFSKIVPTLVEQMGDMFPEIKKKQQDIVEILDEEEKAFAKSLDRGEVIFEKYAQKAKVKGSDALPGDDVWRLYDTYGFPVDLTKLMAEERGLKIDDKEVEEAQEKAREASKGDKKAAGALVKFDVHDLGALENMPDVPKTDDSAKYGRENITSVIKAIYHNKKFLKSTKEVPEGEQFGVLLDRTNFYAEQGGQEYDMGKLVVDGEACIDITNVQVYAGYVLHTGYLQDGELSVGSEVIAEFDESRRHPIRNNHTGTHVLNYALREVLGNEVDQKGSLVAPEKLRFDFSHKAGLSEAELDKVESISSKYIKEDAKVYAKDVPLASAKEIRGVRAVFGETYPDPVRVVSVGVPVEELLADVKNEKWEKLSIEFCGGTHVLKTGEIKELVILEESGIAKGIRRIVAVTGQEAYRVQRLATQFQERVEAMGKMPFGPQKEAEAKKIGVDLNNLTISALAKAKLRDQFAKIQKSMLDEQKAAAKADNKRVMDEVNKFFEDETKKFMVKKLDWSSNVNKAISEAIKTISGPKSALKDRSLYLFSASPEEGKVVHGCYVSEPFKNAGADGPKWASAVTPIIGGKAGGKPGAPTAIGQGTNADKVDEGVEEARKWIEGLKI; translated from the exons ATGTCGCTCGTTGAAGAGAAGCACGAATGGAGCGCCGCTCGCGTGCGCCAGACGTTTCTCGATTACTTCAAGGAGCGCGGCCACACTTTTG TGCCCTCGTCGTCTGTTGTCCCCCTTTCCGACCCGACTCTCCTCTTCACCAATGCGGGCATGAACCAGTACAAGTCCATCTTCCAAGGCACCGTCGACCCCTCATCCGACTTCGCACAGCTCAAGCGCGCCGCCAACTCGCAAAAGTGCATTCGCGCGGGCGGAAAGCACAATGACCTCGACGATGTCGGCAAGGACAGCTACCACCACACCTTCTTCGAGATGTTGGGCAATTGGAGTTTTGGCGACTACTTCAAGAAGGAGGCCATAGGCTTCACCTGGGAATTGCTCACAGGCGTCTATGGCATCGATCCCCAGAGACTATATGTTACGTACTTTGAGGGTGCAGACGGTCTAGAGCCTGATCTGGAGGCAAAGGAGCTGTGGAAGAGTGTCGGTGTCCCCGAGGACCACATTCTACCAGGAGATATGAAGGACAACTTCTGGGAGATGGGTGACCAGGGCCCATGCGGTCCTTGCTCAGAGGTTCACTACGACTTGAGGGAGCCAGAGGGTGGCAAGTACAGAAATGCTGCTTCGCTCGTCAACATGGACGACCCCGAGGTCATTGAGATCTGGAACAACGTCTTCATGCAGTACAACCGCGAACCCGACCGATCACTACGACCGCTGCCGAACAAACACATCGACACTGGTATGGGATACGAGCGCTTGGTCTCAGTCCTCCAACACAAAAAGTCAAATTACGACACCGACGTTTTCACACCACTATTCAAGAAGATACAGGAGATTACAGGTGCTCGGGAATACAGGGGCAAGTTTGGTGCTGAAGACCCAGATGGCATTGATACCGCATACCGAGTCGTCGCCGACCACGTCCGCATGATGAGCTTCGCCATTGCCGACGGTGGTGTGCCGAACAACGTCGGTCGCGGATACGTCGTACGCCGAGTCCTACGGAGAGGTGCTCGATACGCACGCAAATACTTTGAGACGGACATTGGCGACTTCTTCTCCAAGATTGTTCCCACACTGGTCGAGCAGATGGGCGACATGTTCCCAGAAATCAAGAAGAAGCAACAAGACATTGTCGAGATTCTGGATGAGGAGGAAAAGGCCTTTGCAAAGTCGCTAGACCGCGGTGAAGTCATCTTCGAAAAGTATGCGCAGAAAGCAAAGGTCAAGGGCTCAGATGCTCTACCCGGAGACGATGTCTGGCGGTTGTACGACACCTACGGTTTCCCTGTCGATCTGACCAAACTCATGGCCGAGGAGCGAGGACTCAAGATTGACGACAAGGAGGTTGAGGAGGCGCAAGAGAAGGCTCGTGAGGCAAGTAAGGGTGACAAAAAGGCTGCTGGTGCACTCGTCAAGTTCGATGTACACGACTTAGGTGCGCTCGAGAACATGCCCGATGTCCCCAAGACCGACGACTCTGCCAAGTACGGCCGCGAGAACATAACCAGTGTCATCAAAGCGATATACCACAACAAGAAGTTCCTCAAGAGCACAAAAGAAGTTCCAGAGGGCGAGCAGTTTGGTGTCTTGCTTGACCGGACAAACTTCTATGCTGAGCAGGGCGGTCAAGAGTACGATATGGGAAAGTTGGTAGTGGATGGCGAGGCCTGTATCGACATCACCAACGTTCAAGTTTATGCTGGTTACGTACTTCACACTGGCTACCTCCAGGACGGAGAGTTGAGCGTAGGCAGCGAGGTCATTGCCGAGTTTGACGAGTCGCGGAGACATCCCATCCGCAATAACCATACTGGTACACACGTTCTCAACTACGCACTTCGAGAAGTCCTTGGAAACGAGGTCGACCAGAAGGGCTCGCTTGTCGCACCAGAGAAGCTGCGCTTCGATTTTTCCCACAAGGCTGGTCTATCAGAAGCGGAACTGGACAAGGTGGAGAGCATTTCGTCAAAGTACATCAAGGAAGACGCAAAAGTGTACGCAAAGGATGTGCCACTTGCCTCTGCGAAAGAGATCCGAGGTGTACGTGCCGTCTTTGGTGAGACATACCCCGACCCAGTACGCGTCGTCTCTGTCGGTGTACCCGTTGAAGAGCTCCTCGCCGACGTCAAGAACGAAAAGTGGGAGAAACTATCAATCGAGTTCTGCGGCGGCACCCACGTCCTCAAAACCGGTGAGATTAAAGAACTCGTCATCCTCGAAGAATCCGGCATTGCAAAGGGCATCCGTCGAATCGTCGCCGTAACAGGTCAAGAAGCCTACAGAGTCCAACGCCTTGCCACGCAGTTCCAGGAACGCGTAGAAGCCATGGGCAAAATGCCTTTCGGTCCCCAAAAAGAAGCGGAAGCAAAGAAAATTGGCGTCGACCTCAACAACCTCACAATCTCTGCCCTCGCAAAAGCTAAACTCCGCGACCAATTCGCTAAGATCCAGAAGAGCATGCTCGATGAGCAAAAGGCTGCTGCCAAGGCAGACAACAAGCGTGTCATGGACGAAGTGAACAAGTTCTTTGAAGACGAGACCAAGAAATTCATGGTCAAGAAATTGGACTGGTCCAGTAACGTCAACAAGGCTATCAGTGAGGCTATAAAGACTATCTCGGGCCCCAAGAGTGCGCTCAAGGATCGCTCGTTGTATCTTTTCTCTGCTAGTCCAGAGGAGGGCAAGGTGGTGCATGGGTGCTATGTTAGTGAG CCGTTCAAGAATGCGGGCGCTGATGGACCCAAGTGGGCTTCTGCTGTTACGCCTATTATCGGTGGTAAGGCCGGAGGCAAGCCCGGTGCGCCGACTGCCATTGGTCAGGGTACCAATGCAGACAAGGTGGATGAGGGTGTTGAGGAGGCGAGGAAGTGGATTGAGGGGCTGAAGATTTAG
- a CDS encoding SdhA, Succinate dehydrogenase-fumarate reductase, flavoprotein subunit, producing the protein MPERVIVVGAGLSGLSAAHTIYLAGGNVVLLDKNNFMGGNSTKATSGINGALTRTQVDEKIGDSVKQFYDDTLKSARDKARPDLIKVLTYKSAAAVEWLMDVFNLDLTLVSRLGGHSQPRTHRGHDAKFPGMAITYALMQRFEELAEQEPERVQLVKKAKVSKVNTEGNRATGVTYTFNGEETTLNGPVILATGGYAADFTEDSLLKKWRPDTFDLSTTNGAHATGDGHKMLMKIGANGIDMDKVQVHPTGLVDPKDPTAKTKFLAAEALRGEGGILLNNKGKRFCDDLGHRDYVSGMMWAEKEKGNWPIRLVLNSKASNVLDFHTRHYSGRGLMKKMTGKELAKEIGVSDKELQHEFQSYNSIAKGEKKDEWNKKYFHNLPFDINDTFHVAHMEPVLHFTMGGIEINDQAQCLNSEGKPFDGLYVCGELAGGVHGANRLGGSSLLGCVVYGRVAGESASKYLFQQALNNAGGAAVSRLGQISLHIDPSQPGKVSVEWGNSASGNAQAGSSSDPVEQQKQISSAPVMSSNADSNDPGKVTKPNAPKKFSIPDKEFSLEEVAKHNKKDDLWIAVKGIVMDVTNWTDEHPGGPQALFSHMGKDASEEFEMLHDDEVIPKYAPEIVIGRVKGQEVTLEY; encoded by the exons ATGCCCGAGAGAGTCATTGTTGTTGGTGCTGGCT TGTCCGGCCTGAGTGCTGCTCACACCATCTATCTTGCTGGTGGAAATGTAGTCCTCCTTGACAAGAACA ACTTCATGGGAGGCAATTCCACCAAGGCCACATCTGGAATCAACGGTGCTCTTACACGGACACAAGTTGACGAGAAGATTGGCGACAGCGTCAAGCAGTTTTACGATGACACGCTCAAGTCGGCGAGAGACAAGGCGCGGCCAGACTTGATCAAGGTGCTCACCTACAAGTCTGCCGCGGCCGTCGAGTGGCTGATGGACGTCTTCAACCTCGACTTGACTCTCGTTTCGCGGTTAGG TGGTCACTCACAGCCCCGAACCCACCGTGGCCACGACGCCAAGTTCCCCGGTATGGCCATCACCTACGCTCTGATGCAACGATTCGAAGAGTTGGCCGAACAAGAACCGGAGCGCGTCCAGCTCGTCAAGAAGGCCAAGGTCTCCAAGGTCAACACCGAAGGCAACCGGGCCACTGGTGTTACATACACATTCAATGGCGAGGAGACGACTCTCAACGGACCCGTCATTCTGGCTACTGGTGGTTACGCCGCCGACTTCACAGAGGATTCTCTTCTGAAGAAGTGGAGGCCAGACACCTTCGACCTCTCCACCACCAACGGTGCTCACGCTACCGGCGACGGACACAAGATGCTGATGAAGATTGGCGCCAACGGCATTGATATGGACAAGGTCCAGGTTCACCCGACCGGTCTGGTAGATCCCAAGGACCCTACCGCAAAGACAAAGTTCCTGgctgctgaagctctccGTGGTGAGGGCGGTATTCTCCTCAACAACAAGGGCAAGCGTTTCTGCGACGATCTCGGTCACCGCGATTACGTCTCCGGCATGATGTGGGCTGAGAAGGAGAAGGGCAACTGGCCCATCCGCCTCGTCCTCAACTCGAAAGCATCAAACGTTCTCGACTTCCACACCAGGCATTACTCTGGCCGTGGCctgatgaagaagatgacTGGCAAGGAGCTTGCCAAGGAGATTGGTGTCAGCGACAAGGAGCTCCAGCACGAGTTCCAGAGCTACAACTCCATCGCAAAGGGCGAGAAGAAGGACGAGTGGAACAAGAAGTACTTCCACAACCTGCCCTTTGACATCAACGACACTTTCCACGTTGCACACATGGAGCCCGTGCTCCACTTCACAATGGGTGGTATTGAGATCAACGACCAAGCCCAATGCTTGAACTCGGAGGGCAAGCCATTTGATGGTCTATACGTCTGTGGTGAGCTTGCGGGTGGTGTCCACGGTGCCAACCGCCTTGGTGGTTCATCACTTCTTGGCTGTGTTGTGTACGGCCGTGTCGCAGGAGAGTCTGCATCCAAGTATCTCTTCCAGCAAGCGCTCAACAACGCTGGTGGCGCTGCCGTATCTCGTCTCGGCCAAATTTCACTCCACATCGACCCATCGCAACCGGGCAAAGTCTCGGTAGAATGGGGCAACAGTGCCAGTGGAAACGCTCAGGCCGGAAGCTCGTCAGACCCCGTCGAGCAACAAAAGCAGATATCTTCGGCCCCTGTCATGTCCTCCAATGCCGACTCAAACGACCCCGGCAAGGTCACCAAGCCAAACGCACCCAAGAAGTTCAGCATTCCAGACAAGGAGTTCTCGCTCGAGGAGGTTGCGAAGCACAACAAGAAGGATGACTTGTGGATTGCAGTAAAGGGCATCGTCATGGACGTGACCAACTGGACAGACGAGCACCCAGGCGGTCCTCAGGCGCTGTTCAGCCACATGGGCAAGGACGCGTCAGAGGAATTTGAAATGTTGCACGACGATGAGGTCATTCCCAAGTATGCGCCCGAGATTGTTATTGGCAGAGTCAAGGGCCAGGAGGTGACGCTCGAATACTAG